A portion of the Bacillus thuringiensis genome contains these proteins:
- a CDS encoding KH domain-containing protein, giving the protein MKKLVETIVKPLVDHPEDVKVTQELYNGEIKYRLTVHPEDVGKVIGKQGRVAKAIRMLLYSVGHHNDEKVTLEIQ; this is encoded by the coding sequence ATGAAGAAGTTAGTCGAGACGATTGTCAAGCCTCTTGTCGATCATCCTGAAGATGTAAAAGTTACACAGGAACTTTACAACGGAGAGATAAAGTATCGATTAACTGTACATCCTGAGGATGTTGGAAAAGTCATTGGAAAGCAAGGGAGAGTTGCGAAAGCGATTCGAATGCTCTTGTATTCAGTGGGACATCATAATGATGAAAAAGTAACACTGGAAATTCAATAA